The Cucumis melo cultivar AY chromosome 6, USDA_Cmelo_AY_1.0, whole genome shotgun sequence genome includes a region encoding these proteins:
- the LOC103483090 gene encoding NDR1/HIN1-like protein 12, which translates to MAERNEEQDDVHNKRDLKEEKNRARFSHRYYSKSTRRSVCACISIFLLIIGVVALTLWLVYRPIDPQFTVVGAAIYDLNMSSLPLLSTTMQFTIVTRNPNRRVSIYYDRLTIFVSYRNQQITSQVILPPLAHEKRSTVAMSPVLGGGAVAVSLEVANGLVTDQTIGVLGLRVVLLGRLRWKAGPLKTGRYAVYVKCDVLMGVKRGLVGQLPMLASPPCKVDI; encoded by the coding sequence ATGGCAGAAAGAAACGAAGAGCAAGACGATGTCCATAACAAGAGggatttgaaagaagaaaagaacagaGCAAGATTCTCGCACCGATACTACTCGAAAAGTACTCGCCGCTCTGTTTGCGCATGCATCTCCATCTTCCTCCTCATAATTGGTGTCGTGGCTCTCACTCTGTGGCTTGTCTACCGCCCCATTGATCCTCAATTCACGGTGGTTGGAGCCGCAATATATGACCTCAACATGTCATCTCTGCCGCTGCTGTCTACAACCATGCAATTCACAATCGTTACGAGGAACCCCAACAGGCGAGTTTCCATTTATTATGACAGACTGACTATCTTTGTGTCGTATAGGAACCAGCAGATAACGTCGCAGGTGATATTGCCTCCGCTGGCTCACGAAAAGCGAAGCACAGTTGCGATGTCTCCAGTACTAGGTGGTGGGGCGGTGGCAGTGTCGTTGGAGGTGGCAAATGGGTTGGTAACGGATCAAACAATTGGAGTTCTAGGGTTGAGAGTAGTGTTGTTGGGTAGACTAAGATGGAAAGCTGGGCCACTAAAGACTGGACGTTATGCAGTATATGTAAAATGTGATGTGTTGATGGGTGTGAAAAGAGGCTTGGTGGGTCAACTTCCTATGCTTGCTTCTCCCCCTTGCAAAGTTGATATCTAG
- the LOC103483091 gene encoding transcription factor bHLH67 isoform X1, protein MERLQGPINPCLYGEYSETGCSEQEFSNLGFEESEEVCLLTSSLEDKIPFLQMLQSVESQSFKEPNFQSLLKLQHLNKPWEEGVSKIQELVELFSSPINSETKDQNQPPNSDRVFSECNQNQGLSQTQMTKFPPVIKERRKRKRSKPTKNKEEVESQRMTHIAVERNRRRQMNDHLNVIKSLIPTSYVQRGDQASIIGGAIDFVKELEQLLESLEALRKERKGAEGECKDEQSEVRVASNRRIGEGVCAELRSEVAEIEVTMIQTHVNLKIRCRKRQGQLLKVIVALEDLRLTVLHLNITSQTAATMLYSFNLKIEDECKLESEEQIAATVNQIFSFMNNGRLVNEAKGKFQAVQWQSLTMEEDPPFPPLFPIRKKEK, encoded by the exons ATGGAGAGGCTCCAAGGACCAATTAATCCTTGC CTTTATGGTGAATATTCAGAGACAGGTTGCTCGGAACAAGAATTCTCAAACTTGGGATTTGAAGAATCAGAAGAAGTTTGTTTACTAACCTCAAGTTTGGAAGATAAAATACCATTCCTTCAGATGCTGCAGAGTGTGGAATCGCAGTCATTCAAGGAACCTAACTTTCAAAGCTTGCTGAAGCTGCAGCACCTAAACAAACCATGGGAAGAGGGGGTTAGTAAAATTCAGGAGCTTGTAGAGTTGTTTTCTTCACCTATAAACTCAGAAACGAAGGACCAAAATCAACCTCCAAATTCGGACAGAGTGTTCTCAGAGTGTAACCAAAATCAAGGCTTATCCCAGACCCAAATGACAAAGTTTCCTCCGGTCATCAAGGAAAGAAGAAAACGAAAGAGATCCAAACCAACAAAAAACAAGGAAGAAGTAGAGAGCCAAAGAATGACCCACATTGCTGTTGAGCGCAACCGGAGACGGCAAATGAACGACCATCTCAACGTTATCAAGTCTCTCATACCTACGTCCTATGTACAAAGG GGTGATCAGGCATCCATAATTGGGGGAGCAATAGACTTCGTGAAGGAATTGGAGCAGCTACTTGAATCTTTGGAAGCACtgaggaaagaaagaaagggagcgGAAGGTGAGTGTAAGGATGAGCAGTCAGAAGTGCGAGTGGCATCAAATAGGAGAATAGGAGAAGGGGTTTGCGCCGAGCTCAGGTCAGAAGTCGCTGAGATTGAGGTTACAATGATTCAAACCCATGTAAACTTAAAGATAAGATGCCGCAAAAGGCAAGGTCAGTTGTTGAAAGTCATTGTTGCTTTAGAAGATCTTAGGCTCACAGTTTTGCATCTCAACATAACCTCACAAACCGCTGCCACCATGCTTTACTCCTTTAATCTAAAG ATAGAAGATGAATGTAAGCTAGAATCAGAGGAGCAGATTGCAGCAACAGTTAATCAAATATTCAGTTTTATGAACAATGGCAGACTGGTCAATGAGGCCAAAGGCAAATTTCAGGCAGTACAGTGGCAGTCGCTGACTATGGAAGAGGACCCCCCCTTTCCTCCCCTATTTCCCATtcgaaaaaaggaaaaatag
- the LOC103483091 gene encoding transcription factor bHLH67 isoform X4, producing MERLQGPINPCLYGEYSETGCSEQEFSNLGFEESEEVCLLTSSLEDKIPFLQMLQSVESQSFKEPNFQSLLKLQHLNKPWEEGVSKIQELVELFSSPINSETKDQNQPPNSDRVFSECNQNQGLSQTQMTKFPPVIKERRKRKRSKPTKNKEEVESQRMTHIAVERNRRRQMNDHLNVIKSLIPTSYVQRGDQASIIGGAIDFVKELEQLLESLEALRKERKGAEGECKDEQSEVRVASNRRIGEGVCAELRSEVAEIEVTMIQTHVNLKIRCRKRQDRR from the exons ATGGAGAGGCTCCAAGGACCAATTAATCCTTGC CTTTATGGTGAATATTCAGAGACAGGTTGCTCGGAACAAGAATTCTCAAACTTGGGATTTGAAGAATCAGAAGAAGTTTGTTTACTAACCTCAAGTTTGGAAGATAAAATACCATTCCTTCAGATGCTGCAGAGTGTGGAATCGCAGTCATTCAAGGAACCTAACTTTCAAAGCTTGCTGAAGCTGCAGCACCTAAACAAACCATGGGAAGAGGGGGTTAGTAAAATTCAGGAGCTTGTAGAGTTGTTTTCTTCACCTATAAACTCAGAAACGAAGGACCAAAATCAACCTCCAAATTCGGACAGAGTGTTCTCAGAGTGTAACCAAAATCAAGGCTTATCCCAGACCCAAATGACAAAGTTTCCTCCGGTCATCAAGGAAAGAAGAAAACGAAAGAGATCCAAACCAACAAAAAACAAGGAAGAAGTAGAGAGCCAAAGAATGACCCACATTGCTGTTGAGCGCAACCGGAGACGGCAAATGAACGACCATCTCAACGTTATCAAGTCTCTCATACCTACGTCCTATGTACAAAGG GGTGATCAGGCATCCATAATTGGGGGAGCAATAGACTTCGTGAAGGAATTGGAGCAGCTACTTGAATCTTTGGAAGCACtgaggaaagaaagaaagggagcgGAAGGTGAGTGTAAGGATGAGCAGTCAGAAGTGCGAGTGGCATCAAATAGGAGAATAGGAGAAGGGGTTTGCGCCGAGCTCAGGTCAGAAGTCGCTGAGATTGAGGTTACAATGATTCAAACCCATGTAAACTTAAAGATAAGATGCCGCAAAAGGCAAG ATAGAAGATGA
- the LOC103483091 gene encoding transcription factor bHLH67 isoform X3 — MERLQGPINPCLYGEYSETGCSEQEFSNLGFEESEEVCLLTSSLEDKIPFLQMLQSVESQSFKEPNFQSLLKLQHLNKPWEEGVSKIQELVELFSSPINSETKDQNQPPNSDRVFSECNQNQGLSQTQMTKFPPVIKERRKRKRSKPTKNKEEVESQRMTHIAVERNRRRQMNDHLNVIKSLIPTSYVQRGDQASIIGGAIDFVKELEQLLESLEALRKERKGAEGECKDEQSEVRVASNRRIGEGVCAELRSEVAEIEVTMIQTHVNLKIRCRKRQAFG, encoded by the exons ATGGAGAGGCTCCAAGGACCAATTAATCCTTGC CTTTATGGTGAATATTCAGAGACAGGTTGCTCGGAACAAGAATTCTCAAACTTGGGATTTGAAGAATCAGAAGAAGTTTGTTTACTAACCTCAAGTTTGGAAGATAAAATACCATTCCTTCAGATGCTGCAGAGTGTGGAATCGCAGTCATTCAAGGAACCTAACTTTCAAAGCTTGCTGAAGCTGCAGCACCTAAACAAACCATGGGAAGAGGGGGTTAGTAAAATTCAGGAGCTTGTAGAGTTGTTTTCTTCACCTATAAACTCAGAAACGAAGGACCAAAATCAACCTCCAAATTCGGACAGAGTGTTCTCAGAGTGTAACCAAAATCAAGGCTTATCCCAGACCCAAATGACAAAGTTTCCTCCGGTCATCAAGGAAAGAAGAAAACGAAAGAGATCCAAACCAACAAAAAACAAGGAAGAAGTAGAGAGCCAAAGAATGACCCACATTGCTGTTGAGCGCAACCGGAGACGGCAAATGAACGACCATCTCAACGTTATCAAGTCTCTCATACCTACGTCCTATGTACAAAGG GGTGATCAGGCATCCATAATTGGGGGAGCAATAGACTTCGTGAAGGAATTGGAGCAGCTACTTGAATCTTTGGAAGCACtgaggaaagaaagaaagggagcgGAAGGTGAGTGTAAGGATGAGCAGTCAGAAGTGCGAGTGGCATCAAATAGGAGAATAGGAGAAGGGGTTTGCGCCGAGCTCAGGTCAGAAGTCGCTGAGATTGAGGTTACAATGATTCAAACCCATGTAAACTTAAAGATAAGATGCCGCAAAAGGCAAG cGTTTGGATAG
- the LOC103483091 gene encoding transcription factor bHLH70 isoform X2 yields MLQSVESQSFKEPNFQSLLKLQHLNKPWEEGVSKIQELVELFSSPINSETKDQNQPPNSDRVFSECNQNQGLSQTQMTKFPPVIKERRKRKRSKPTKNKEEVESQRMTHIAVERNRRRQMNDHLNVIKSLIPTSYVQRGDQASIIGGAIDFVKELEQLLESLEALRKERKGAEGECKDEQSEVRVASNRRIGEGVCAELRSEVAEIEVTMIQTHVNLKIRCRKRQGQLLKVIVALEDLRLTVLHLNITSQTAATMLYSFNLKIEDECKLESEEQIAATVNQIFSFMNNGRLVNEAKGKFQAVQWQSLTMEEDPPFPPLFPIRKKEK; encoded by the exons ATGCTGCAGAGTGTGGAATCGCAGTCATTCAAGGAACCTAACTTTCAAAGCTTGCTGAAGCTGCAGCACCTAAACAAACCATGGGAAGAGGGGGTTAGTAAAATTCAGGAGCTTGTAGAGTTGTTTTCTTCACCTATAAACTCAGAAACGAAGGACCAAAATCAACCTCCAAATTCGGACAGAGTGTTCTCAGAGTGTAACCAAAATCAAGGCTTATCCCAGACCCAAATGACAAAGTTTCCTCCGGTCATCAAGGAAAGAAGAAAACGAAAGAGATCCAAACCAACAAAAAACAAGGAAGAAGTAGAGAGCCAAAGAATGACCCACATTGCTGTTGAGCGCAACCGGAGACGGCAAATGAACGACCATCTCAACGTTATCAAGTCTCTCATACCTACGTCCTATGTACAAAGG GGTGATCAGGCATCCATAATTGGGGGAGCAATAGACTTCGTGAAGGAATTGGAGCAGCTACTTGAATCTTTGGAAGCACtgaggaaagaaagaaagggagcgGAAGGTGAGTGTAAGGATGAGCAGTCAGAAGTGCGAGTGGCATCAAATAGGAGAATAGGAGAAGGGGTTTGCGCCGAGCTCAGGTCAGAAGTCGCTGAGATTGAGGTTACAATGATTCAAACCCATGTAAACTTAAAGATAAGATGCCGCAAAAGGCAAGGTCAGTTGTTGAAAGTCATTGTTGCTTTAGAAGATCTTAGGCTCACAGTTTTGCATCTCAACATAACCTCACAAACCGCTGCCACCATGCTTTACTCCTTTAATCTAAAG ATAGAAGATGAATGTAAGCTAGAATCAGAGGAGCAGATTGCAGCAACAGTTAATCAAATATTCAGTTTTATGAACAATGGCAGACTGGTCAATGAGGCCAAAGGCAAATTTCAGGCAGTACAGTGGCAGTCGCTGACTATGGAAGAGGACCCCCCCTTTCCTCCCCTATTTCCCATtcgaaaaaaggaaaaatag
- the LOC103483092 gene encoding endoribonuclease Dicer homolog 1: MEDETRVPGSFSSEPTCSLGVSSFWLDACEDISCDIINDFVDFQASITPGSSVDHTSDQHNLSNDFFGGIDHILDSIKNGGSLSPVTCNVDRDCNVREGFFIENNASGVRDMSVDSSTVQSNGVQIEILQCSGPSKDNLDNGSHICERYESVNGFQPPYGCEGLRVVETSKRNGVQKHEGSNDASLRDWGCDNEEKSNKRPRISNGNNERHYSNRGQCPSRDREKFHTRKRLRDRDEIDRRERSYFRRREHYGTGGKDARDRDLREREQKGYWERDKSGSNDMVFHSGMWEADRNREAMTDNEKNREFQGTADKSSKEIKEKIPEEQARQYQLDVLEQAKKKNTIAFLETGAGKTLIAVLLIKSIYNDLQTQNKKMLAVFLVPKVPLVYQQAEVIRERTGYQVGHYCGEMGQDFWDARRWQREFETKQVLVMTAQILLNILRHSIIKMEAINLLILDECHHAVKKHPYSLVMSEFYHTTPKERRPSVFGMTASPVNLKGVSNQIDCAIKIRNLESKLDSTVCTIKDRKELEKHVPMPSEVVVEYDKAATLWSLHEQIKQIEVEVEEAAKLSSRRSKWQLMGARDAGAREELRQVYGVSERTESDGAANLIQKLRAINYALGELGQWCAYKVAQSFLTALQNDERANYQLDVKFQESYLNKVVALLQCQLSEGAVSDKDGKALVSEEDVANTRSNHDEIEEGELLDSHVVSGGEHVDEIIGAAVADGKVTPKVQSLVKILLKYQYTEDFRAIIFVERVVSALVLPKVFAELPSLSFIKSASLIGHNNSQDMRTCQMQDTISKFRDGRVTLLVATSVAEEGLDIRQCNVVMRFDLAKTVLAYIQSRGRARKPGSDYILMVERGNLSHAAFLRNARNSEETLRKEAVERTDLSHLEDTSRLISMDTTPGTVYQVESTGAVVSLNSAVGLVHFYCSQLPSDRYSILRPEFVMVRHEKPGGPTEYSCKLQLPCNAPFEDLEGPICSSMRLAQQAVCLAACKKLHEMGAFTDMLLPDKGSGEEKEKVEQNDDGDPLPGTARHREFYPEGVANILQGEWILTGTDTFSDSKFLHLYMYTVQCVNIGSSKDPFLTQVSNFAVLFGNELDAEVLSMSMDLFIARTITTKASLVFRGLCDITESQLASLKSFHVRLMSIVLDVDVEPTTTPWDPAKAYLFVPVVCDKSEDPVKEIDWVMVKRIIQTDAWSNPLQRARPDVYLGTNERALGGDRREYGFGKLRHGMAFGQKSHPTYGIRGAVAQFDVVKASGLVPDRGDVELQRHPDLPKGKLLMADTSMAVEDLVGRIVTAAHSGKRFYVDSIRYDTTAENSFPRKEGYLGPLEYSSYADYYKQKYGVELVYKHQPLIRGRGVSYCKNLLSPRFEHAESHEDESEETLDKTYYVYLPPELCLVHPLPGSLVRGAQRLPSIMRRVESMLLAIQLKHMINYPVPASKILEALTAASCQETFCYERAELLGDAYLKWVVSRFLFLKYPRKHEGQLTRMRQQMVSNMVLYQYALSKTLQSYIQADRFAPSRWAAPGVLPVYDEDTKDGESSFFDQDKSNSDGVSEMDHHLDVFEDGEVEDREVESDSSSYRVLSSKTLADVVEALIGVYYVEGGKTAANHLMKWIGIKVEFDAGEVECGTRQSNLPESILRSVDFDALEGALNIKFQDRGLLVEAITHASRPSCGVSCYQRLEFVGDAVLDHLITRHLFFTYTDLPPGRLTDLRAAAVNNENFARVAVKHNLHIHLRHGSSALEKQIRDFVKEVQDELLKPGFNSFGLGDCKAPKVLGDIVESIAGAIFLDSGRDTAVVWRVFQPLLHPMVTPETLPMHPVRELQERCQQQAEGLEYKATRIGNLATVEVFIDGVQIGVAQNPQKKMAQKLAARNALAVLKEKEMDDAKEKIEDNGKKKKNGNQTFTRQTLNDICLRRNWPMPFYRCVNEGGPAHAKRFTFAVRVNTTDKGWTDECVGEPMPSVKKAKDSAAVLLLELLNKLYS, encoded by the exons ATGGAGGATGAGACTAGGGTTCCGGGAAGTTTTAGCAGCGAACCAACATGTTCATTGGGGGTTTCTTCTTTCTGGCTTGATGCCTGTGAGGACATCTCCTGCGACATCATCAATGATTTTGTGGATTTCCAGGCGTCTATAACCCCTGGATCCTCAGTTGATCACACTTCCGATCAACATAACCTGTCCAACGATTTTTTTGGTGGAATTGATCACATTCTTGACAGTATCAAGAACGGGGGAAGCCTCTCCCCAGTAACTTGTAATGTTGATCGTGATTGCAACGTGAGGGAAGGGTTTTTTATTGAGAATAATGCATCTGGGGTTCGTGATATGTCGGTCGATAGCTCAACTGTGCAATCCAATGGTGTACAGATAGAAATTCTTCAATGTAGTGGACCGAGCAAGGATAATCTTGATAATGGTAGTCATATCTGCGAGCGCTATGAATCTGTTAATGGGTTCCAGCCACCATATGGATGCGAAGGGCTCAGAGTTGTTGAAACCTCTAAGAGAAATGGAGTTCAAAAACACGAGGGGAGTAATGACGCGTCGTTGCGAGATTGGGGTTGTGATAATGAGGAGAAAAGCAATAAGAGACCTCGTATTAGCAATGGCAACAATGAGAGGCATTATTCAAACAGGGGACAGTGTCCATCTAGGGATAGAGAAAAGTTCCACACCAGGAAGAGGTTGCGTGACCGAGATGAGATCGATAGAAGAGAAAGGAGTTATTTTAGGAGGAGAGAGCATTATGGTACAGGTGGAAAGGATGCAAGAGATAGGGATTTGAGGGAGCGGGAACAAAAGGGATATTGGGAGAGAGACAAATCAGGGTCAAATGATATGGTTTTTCACTCAGGGATGTGGGAAGCTGATCGCAACAGAGAAGCAATGACTGATAATGAAAAAAACCGTGAATTCCAGGGAACTGCAGACAAAAGTTCCAAggagattaaagaaaaaattcCTGAGGAGCAAGCTCGGCAATATCAGTTGGATGTTCTTGAACAAGCGAAGAAGAAAAATACCATAGCTTTTCTCGAAACTGGGGCTGGGAAGACACTTATTGCTGTTCTTCTCATTAAAAGTATTTACAATGATTTACAAACTCAAAACAAGAAGATGCTCGCTGTTTTTTTAGTTCCCAAAGTTCCACTTGTCTATCAG CAAGCTGAGGTTATACGTGAGAGAACTGGCTATCAAGTAGGTCATTACTGTGGTGAAATGGGGCAGGATTTTTGGGATGCTAGAAGGTGGCAGCGTGAATTTGAAACCAAACAG GTTCTGGTTATGACGGCGCAGATACTGTTGAACATTTTGAGGCATAGCATAATAAAAATGGAAGCAATCAATCTGCTGATTTTGGATGAGTGCCATCATGCTGTTAAGAAGCATCCCTATTCCCTTGTTATGTCTGAGTTTTATCATACCACACCAAAGGAGAGGAGACCATCTGTCTTTGGAATGACTGCTTCGCCTGTTAATTTAAAGG GTGTCTCAAACCAAATTGACTGTGCAATTAAGATTCGTAACCTTGAAAGTAAATTAGACTCCACAGTCTGCACAATAAAAGACCGCAAGGAGTTGGAGAAACATGTTCCAATGCCATCAGAAGTTGTTGTGGAGTATGACAAAGCTGCCACTTTGTGGTCCCTTCATGAACAGATAAAGCAAATCGAAGTGGAAGTTGAGGAAGCTGCAAAATTGAGTTCTAGGAGAAGTAAATGGCAACTTATGGGAGCTAGGGATGCTGGTGCTAGGGAAGAGCTGCGACAAGTTTATGGTGTTTCTGAGAGAACAGAAAGTGATGGTGCTGCTAATCTAATACAGAAGTTGAGAGCGATCAATTATGCGCTTGGGGAGCTGGGTCAGTGGTGTGCTTACAAG GTTGCTCAGTCATTTTTAACAGCTTTACAGAATGATGAGAGGGCTAATTATCAACTGGACGTCAAGTTTCAGGAATCCTATTTGAACAAAGTAGTCGCTCTCTTGCAATGCCAGTTATCAGAAGGAGCTGTTTCTGACAAAGATGGTAAAGCTTTGGTTTCCGAGGAAGATGTTGCTAATACTAGATCAAATCATGACGAGATCGAGGAGGGGGAACTTCTTGACAGCCACG TGGTATCTGGTGGGGAGCATGTAGATGAGATTATAGGAGCTGCTGTGGCTGATGGAAAAGTGACTCCAAAGGTGCAATCACTCGTTAAAATCCTGCTCAAATATCAATACACTGAAGATTTTCGTGCCATAATCTTTGTTGAGAGGGTTGTGTCTGCCTTGGTTCTTCCAAAG GTCTTTGCAGAGCTTCCGTCTCTAAGTTTTATAAAAAGTGCAAGCTTGATTGGTCACAACAATAGTCAAGATATGCGGACATGTCAAATGCAGGACACTATATCCAAATTTCGGGATGGTCGT GTGACACTATTAGTTGCTACTAGTGTTGCTGAAGAAGGACTTGATATTCGACAATGCAATGTTGTCATGCGCTTCGACCTTGCAAAAACAGTCTTGGCATATATTCAATCTAGAGGTCGTGCAAGAAAGCCTGGTTCAGATTATATTTTAATGGTTGAGAG GGGTAATTTATCACATGCAGCATTTCTAAGGAATGCCAGAAACAGTGAGGAGACTTTGCGTAAAGAAGCAGTCGAGAGAACTGACCTTAGTCATCTTGAGGATACTTCAAGGTTGATTTCCATGGACACGACACCAGGTACTGTGTATCAAGTTGAGTCAACTGGTGCTGTTGTTAGCTTAAATTCTGCTGTTGGTCTTGTCCATTTCTACTGCTCGCAGCTGCCTAGTGACAG GTATTCCATCCTCCGGCCTGAATTTGTGATGGTGAGGCATGAGAAACCAGGTGGTCCAACTGAGTACTCTTGCAAGCTTCAACTTCCTTGTAATGCACCATTTGAGGATCTGGAAGGTCCAATTTGCAGCTCAATGCGCCTCGCACAACAG GCTGTTTGTTTGGCTGCTTGCAAAAAGCTCCATGAAATGGGAGCATTTACTGACATGCTCTTGCCAGACAAAGGAAGCGGAGAGGAGAAGGAAAAGGTTGAACAGAATGATGATGGAGATCCACTTCCTGGGACTGCTAGGCACAGGGAATTTTATCCTGAAGGTGTAGCTAATATTCTCCAG GGAGAATGGATATTAACGGGGACAGATACTTTCAGTGATTCCAAATTCCTCCATCTTTATATGTACACCGTTCAGTGTGTCAACATTGGTTCTTCTAAAGATCCGTTCTTGACTCAAGTTTCCAATTTTGCAGTACTGTTTGGCAATGAGCTGGATGCAGAg GTGTTATCGATGTCAATGGATCTTTTTATTGCTCGAACTATCACTACCAAGGCATCTCTTGTCTTCAGGGGTTTATGTGATATTACTGAGAGCCAG TTGGCATCTCTCAAGAGTTTTCATGTAAGATTAATGAGCATTGTGCTGGATGTGGATGTGGAACCTACTACCACTCCTTGGGATCCTGCTAAGGCTTATTTATTTGTGCCTGTTGTTTGTGATAAGTCCGAAGATCCAGTGAAAGAAATTGATTGGGTTATGGTTAAAAGAATAATTCAAACGGATGCCTGGAGCAATCCACTTCAGCGTGCCCGGCCAGATGTCTATCTTGGCACAAATGAGCGAGCATTAGGTGGGGACAGAAGAGAATATGGATTTGGAAAGCTGCGTCATGGTATGGCTTTCGGACAGAAATCTCATCCTACCTATGGTATTAGAGGAGCAGTGGCTCAGTTTGATGTTGTGAAGGCTTCTGGTCTGGTACCTGACCGAGGGGATGTTGAATTGCAAAGGCACCCAGATCTACCCAAAGGCAAACTTTTGATGGCAGATACTTCTATGGCTGTGGAAGATTTGGTAGGGAGGATTGTAACGGCTGCTCACTCGGGGAAAAGGTTTTATGTGGATTCCATACGCTATGATACGACTGCTGAGAACTCTTTTCCAAGGAAGGAAGGGTATCTTGGTCCCCTGGAATATAGCTCATATGCCGATTATTACAAGCAAAA GTATGGAGTTGAACTGGTATATAAACATCAGCCGTTAATAAGAGGACGTGGTGTCTCGTATTGCAAGAATCTCCTGTCCCCTCGGTTTGAACACGCAGAAA GTCATGAAGATGAATCTGAAGAAACTCTGGACAAAACGTACTACGTTTATCTCCCCCCGGAGCTCTGTTTGGTACATCCACTGCCTGGATCACTTGTTCGTGGGGCACAGAGATTACCATCTATCATGAGGAGAGTTGAAAGCATGCTGCTTGCCATTCAGTTAAAACATATGATAAACTACCCTGTTCCTGCCTCTAAG ATATTGGAAGCTTTGACTGCTGCCTCATGCCAGGAGACGTTCTGCTATGAAAGAGCAGAACTGCTGGGAGATGCTTATCTGAAATGGGTGGTTAGTCGAttcctttttcttaaatatCCTAGAAAACACGAAGGCCAGCTTACTAGAATGAGGCAACAAATGGTCAGTAACATGGTCTTGTATCAATATGCATTGAGCAAAACACTCCAATCTTATATACAAGCAGATCGTTTCGCTCCTTCTCGATGGGCTGCTCCTGGTGTGCTTCCTGTCTATGATGAGGATACGAAGGATGGGGAATCATCCTTCTTTGATCAGGATAAATCAAATTCTGATGGTGTTAGCGAGATGGATCACCATCTTGATGTTTTTGAAGATGGTGAGGTGGAGGACAGAGAGGTGGAAAGCGACTCTAGTTCTTACAGAGTCCTTTCTAGCAAAACTCTTGCAGACGTTGTGGAAGCACTCATTGGAGTGTATTATGTTGAAGGGGGAAAAACTGCTGCAAATCATCTTATGAAATGGATAGGGATTAAGGTTGAGTTCGATGCTGGTGAGGTTGAGTGTGGAACAAGACAATCAAACCTTCCAGAGAGCATACTTCGAAGTGTTGATTTTGATGCATTAGAGGGTGCCCTGAACATCAAGTTCCAAGATCGTGGTTTGCTGGTAGAGGCTATCACTCATGCTTCCCGACCATCTTGTGGAGTTTCATGTTATCAGCGGTTGGAATTTGTTGGTGATGCAGTCTTAGATCATCTGATCACTAGGCACTTGTTCTTTACATACACGGATTTACCACCAGGCCGCTTAACTGACTTGCGAGCTGCTGCTGTAAACAATGAAAATTTTGCACGAGTTGCTGTCAAACACAATCTGCATATCCATCTTCGGCATGGCTCAAGTGCTCTTGAAAAGCAG ATTAGGGACTTCGTGAAGGAAGTTCAAGATGAATTATTGAAGCCTGGTTTCAACTCCTTTGGATTGGGAGATTGTAAAGCTCCAAAAGTTCTTGGTGATATTGTTGAATCCATTGCTGGTGCTATTTTTCTTGATAGTGGACGTGACACTGCTGTTGTCTGGAGG GTATTTCAACCACTGTTGCATCCAATGGTTACTCCGGAGACACTTCCAATGCATCCTGTTCGTGAGCTGCAAGAGCGATGCCAACAACAGGCAGAAGGTCTGGAGTACAAAGCGACTCGCATAGGGAATTTAGCTACAGTAGAAGTTTTTATTGATGGGGTCCAGATTGGAGTTGCTCAGAATCCTCAGAAGAAGATGGCACAGAAACTAGCTGCGAGGAATGCACTTGCTGTTTTGAAGGAGAAGGAAATGGATGATGCCAAggaaaaaattgaagacaatgggaaaaagaagaagaatggcAATCAGACTTTTACCAGACAGACCTTGAATGATATCTGTCTACGTAGAAATTGGCCCATGCCATTTTATAG GTGTGTGAATGAGGGTGGACCTGCGCATGCAAAGAGGTTTACCTTTGCCGTGCGGGTGAATACTACAGACAAGGGATGGACTGATGAATGCGTGGGAGAGCCTATGCCTAGTGTTAAAAAGGCCAAGGACTCTGCTGCTGTTCTGTTGCTGGAGCTACTGAATAAATTATACTCGTGA